A single region of the Streptomyces sp. NBC_00425 genome encodes:
- the ftsR gene encoding transcriptional regulator FtsR encodes MLQTPRGGAGAGTAAADGVLMSIGTVLTALRDEFPDVTISKIRFLESEGLIEPQRTPSGYRKFSARDVERLGHVLRMQRDHYLPLKVIREHLDAMERGEAAPLPTVGRQRDGEHVLEPSDGPTVARIGRTELLAAAGIGESELEEWESYGLVVPLEDGVYDAEAATVAALVAELGRFGIEPRHLRVMKTAADREAGLVDQVVAPLRRHRNPQTRAHAEARTKELAGLAVRLHAALVQTALGVRLP; translated from the coding sequence ATGCTGCAAACACCGAGGGGCGGTGCCGGAGCCGGCACCGCCGCCGCGGACGGTGTGCTGATGAGCATCGGCACCGTGCTGACCGCTCTGAGGGACGAGTTCCCGGACGTCACGATCTCCAAGATCCGTTTCCTGGAGTCCGAGGGGCTCATCGAGCCCCAGCGGACCCCTTCGGGCTACCGCAAGTTCAGTGCGCGCGACGTGGAGCGCCTCGGTCACGTCCTGAGGATGCAGAGGGACCACTATCTGCCCCTCAAGGTCATCCGTGAGCACCTGGACGCCATGGAGCGCGGCGAGGCCGCTCCGCTGCCGACCGTCGGCCGGCAGCGGGACGGGGAGCACGTCCTGGAGCCCTCGGACGGTCCCACGGTCGCCCGGATCGGCAGGACCGAGCTGCTGGCGGCCGCGGGCATCGGTGAGTCGGAGCTCGAGGAGTGGGAGTCCTACGGGCTCGTCGTGCCCCTCGAGGACGGCGTCTACGACGCCGAGGCGGCCACGGTGGCGGCGCTGGTCGCCGAGCTGGGGCGGTTCGGGATCGAGCCACGGCATCTGCGTGTGATGAAGACGGCGGCCGACCGCGAAGCCGGTCTCGTCGACCAGGTGGTCGCACCGCTCAGGCGGCATCGCAACCCGCAGACCCGGGCGCACGCGGAGGCCCGCACGAAGGAGCTCGCCGGGCTCGCGGTCCGGCTGCACGCGGCGTTGGTGCAGACCGCGCTCGGGGTGCGCCTGCCCTGA
- a CDS encoding bifunctional nuclease family protein, producing the protein MNELDVVGVRVEMPSNQPIVLLREVGGDRYLPIWIGPGEATAIAFAQQGMAPARPLTHDLFKDVLEAVGQELTEVRITDLREGVFYAELVFASGVEVSARPSDAIALALRTGTPIYGSDTVLDDAGIAIPDEQEDEVEKFREFLDQISPEDFGTSNQ; encoded by the coding sequence GTGAACGAGCTCGATGTCGTAGGTGTCCGGGTCGAGATGCCCTCCAACCAACCGATCGTGCTGCTGCGCGAAGTGGGGGGCGACCGCTACCTCCCCATCTGGATCGGACCGGGGGAGGCGACGGCCATCGCCTTCGCCCAGCAGGGCATGGCCCCGGCGCGACCGCTGACCCACGACCTGTTCAAGGACGTGCTGGAAGCCGTCGGCCAGGAGCTCACCGAAGTGCGCATCACGGATCTGCGGGAGGGCGTCTTCTACGCGGAGCTGGTCTTCGCCAGCGGCGTCGAGGTGAGCGCGCGCCCGTCCGACGCCATAGCGCTGGCCCTGCGCACCGGAACGCCGATCTACGGCAGTGACACGGTGCTCGACGACGCGGGGATCGCCATCCCGGACGAGCAGGAGGACGAGGTGGAGAAGTTCCGCGAGTTCCTCGACCAGATCTCGCCGGAGGACTTCGGCACCAGCAATCAGTAG
- a CDS encoding MerR family transcriptional regulator: MRSSGDGTAGGAPGLGVGGSGPYPPPGSWLRTGMGYPQQSSAADHAPQRPAAVPSSGGTTSMASEQIGYRGPTACAAAGITYRQLDYWARTGLVEPSVRPAHGSGSQRLYSFRDVVVLKIVKRFLDTGVSLQNIRSAVQHLRERGFSDLERMTLMSDGATVYECTSPDEVHALLQGGQGVFGIAVGVVWRDVESALSQLHGERVDTGETLVGPNPADELARRRNRAV, translated from the coding sequence GTGAGAAGCAGCGGCGACGGTACGGCTGGGGGTGCCCCCGGACTCGGTGTCGGGGGAAGCGGTCCGTACCCTCCCCCAGGCTCTTGGCTGCGCACGGGCATGGGGTACCCCCAGCAGAGCAGTGCGGCCGATCACGCTCCGCAGCGACCGGCGGCCGTGCCGAGCAGCGGAGGGACGACGTCCATGGCGTCCGAGCAGATCGGCTATCGCGGTCCGACGGCCTGTGCGGCGGCGGGCATCACCTACCGCCAACTGGACTACTGGGCGCGCACCGGGCTCGTCGAGCCGAGTGTGCGGCCCGCTCACGGATCCGGCAGCCAGCGTCTCTACAGCTTCCGCGACGTGGTCGTGCTGAAGATCGTCAAGAGGTTCCTCGACACCGGGGTGTCGCTGCAGAACATCCGCAGCGCCGTCCAGCATCTGCGGGAGCGCGGCTTCAGCGATCTGGAGCGCATGACGCTGATGAGCGACGGTGCGACGGTGTACGAGTGCACCTCGCCGGACGAGGTCCACGCATTGCTCCAGGGCGGTCAGGGAGTGTTCGGGATCGCCGTGGGCGTGGTGTGGCGGGACGTCGAGAGCGCGCTGTCGCAGCTGCACGGCGAGCGTGTGGACACCGGCGAGACGCTCGTCGGGCCCAATCCGGCGGACGAGCTGGCGCGCAGGCGCAACCGGGCGGTCTGA
- a CDS encoding PRC-barrel domain-containing protein translates to MQTDIDPRNLIGRKAFDRNGAKIGTVDEVYLDDATGVPEWAAIRTGLFSRDAFVPLEPSKLVEGTLHIPFDRALIKDAPDFGVGRHLSPEQELQLYHHYGLDVAAPPPLPDHDFGRLAGTDDG, encoded by the coding sequence GTGCAGACCGACATCGATCCGCGCAACCTGATCGGCCGCAAGGCGTTCGACCGCAACGGGGCGAAGATAGGCACCGTCGACGAGGTCTACCTCGACGACGCGACCGGCGTGCCGGAGTGGGCCGCCATCCGCACGGGCCTGTTCTCCCGTGACGCCTTCGTCCCCCTGGAGCCCAGCAAACTGGTCGAGGGGACCCTGCACATCCCGTTCGACCGCGCGCTGATCAAGGACGCCCCGGACTTCGGCGTCGGCCGCCACCTCTCCCCGGAGCAGGAACTCCAGCTCTACCACCACTACGGTCTGGACGTGGCGGCCCCTCCCCCGCTGCCCGACCACGACTTCGGCCGCCTGGCCGGCACGGACGACGGCTGA
- the gcvP gene encoding aminomethyl-transferring glycine dehydrogenase has product MTAHRIPLSELEQGIPFEQRHIGPDHEARAKMLAHVGYGSLDELTAAAVPDVIKNADALDLPGARTEAEVLAELRSLADRNQVLDPMIGLGYYGTFTPPVILRNVMENPAWYTAYTPYQPEISQGRLEALLNFQTMVADLTGLPTSGASLLDEGTAAAEAMALSRRVGKNRKGLFLIDADALPQTIAVIETRAEPTGVEVVVADLSDGIPAEIAEREINGVLVQYPGASGAVRDLKALIDQAHGLGALVTVAADLLALTLLKSPGELGADIAVGTTQRFGVPMGFGGPHAGYMAVHEKFARSLPGRLVGVSVDADGNKAYRLALQTREQHIRREKATSNICTAQVLLAVMAGMYAVYHGPDGLRAIARRTHRYATIIAAGLEAGGVEVVHGAYFDTLTVRVPAKAAEVVAAARDHGVNLHLVDADQVALSCDETTARAQVAAVWAAFGVDGDIASLDAAVEDALPAGLLRTDDILTHPVFQRHRSETAMLRYLRRLADRDYALDRGMIPLGSCTMKLNATTEMEPVTWPEFGQMHPFAPAEQAQGYLTLIRELEERLAEVTGYDEVSLQPNAGSQGELAGLLAVRGYHRGNGDEQRTVCLIPSSAHGTNAASAVMAGMKVVVVKTAEDGEIDVEDLRAKIEQYRDELSVLMITYPSTHGVFEEHVADICAQVHEAGGQVYVDGANLNALVGLAKPGHFGGDVSHLNLHKTFCIPHGGGGPGVGPVAVRSHLAPYLPNHPLQPAAGPETGVGPISAAPWGSAGILPISWAYVRLMGGEGLKRATQVAVLSANYVAKRLEPHYPVLYNGPGGLVAHECIIDLRPLTKATGVTVDDVAKRLIDYGFHAPTMSFPVAGTLMIEPTESEDLIELDRFCDAMIAIRAEIERVGAGAWPADDNPLVGAPHTAAALGGEWAHAYSREEAVFPAGVSAADKYWPPVRRVDQAFGDRNLVCSCPPLDAYED; this is encoded by the coding sequence ATGACCGCCCATCGCATTCCGCTCTCCGAGCTCGAGCAGGGAATCCCCTTCGAGCAGCGCCACATCGGGCCCGACCACGAGGCGCGGGCCAAGATGCTCGCGCATGTCGGCTACGGCTCGCTCGACGAGCTCACCGCCGCCGCGGTGCCCGACGTGATCAAGAACGCCGACGCGCTGGACCTGCCGGGCGCCCGCACCGAGGCCGAGGTACTGGCCGAGCTGCGCTCCCTGGCCGACCGCAACCAGGTGCTCGACCCGATGATCGGCCTCGGCTACTACGGCACCTTCACGCCGCCGGTCATCCTGCGCAACGTCATGGAGAACCCGGCCTGGTACACCGCCTACACGCCGTACCAGCCGGAGATCTCCCAGGGTCGGCTCGAGGCGCTGCTGAACTTCCAGACGATGGTCGCCGACCTGACGGGCCTGCCGACCTCGGGTGCGTCGCTGCTCGACGAGGGCACGGCGGCCGCTGAGGCGATGGCGCTGTCCCGGCGCGTGGGGAAGAACAGGAAGGGCCTCTTCCTCATCGACGCGGACGCGCTGCCGCAGACCATCGCCGTGATCGAGACGCGCGCGGAGCCGACCGGCGTCGAGGTCGTCGTCGCCGATCTGAGCGACGGCATCCCGGCGGAGATCGCGGAGCGCGAGATCAACGGCGTGCTCGTCCAGTACCCCGGCGCCTCCGGCGCCGTGCGGGACCTGAAGGCGCTCATCGACCAGGCGCACGGACTCGGCGCGCTCGTCACCGTCGCCGCGGACCTGCTCGCGCTGACGCTGCTGAAGTCGCCCGGTGAGCTGGGCGCGGACATCGCGGTCGGCACCACCCAGCGGTTCGGCGTGCCCATGGGCTTCGGCGGGCCGCACGCCGGCTACATGGCCGTGCACGAGAAGTTCGCGCGGAGCCTGCCCGGCCGCCTCGTGGGCGTGTCCGTGGACGCGGACGGCAACAAGGCCTACCGGCTCGCACTGCAGACGCGAGAGCAGCACATCCGGCGCGAGAAGGCGACGAGCAACATCTGCACCGCGCAGGTGCTGCTGGCCGTGATGGCCGGGATGTACGCGGTCTACCACGGCCCCGACGGGCTGCGCGCGATCGCCCGGCGCACGCACCGCTACGCCACGATCATCGCCGCGGGACTCGAAGCCGGTGGCGTCGAGGTGGTGCACGGGGCGTACTTCGACACACTGACCGTGCGGGTGCCGGCGAAGGCCGCCGAGGTCGTCGCCGCGGCGCGGGACCACGGGGTCAACCTGCACCTCGTCGACGCCGACCAGGTGGCGCTCTCCTGTGACGAGACCACCGCGCGCGCCCAGGTCGCCGCGGTCTGGGCGGCCTTCGGGGTGGACGGCGACATCGCGTCGCTCGACGCGGCCGTCGAGGACGCCCTGCCCGCCGGACTGCTGCGGACCGACGACATCCTGACCCACCCGGTCTTCCAGCGGCACCGGTCCGAGACCGCGATGCTGCGCTACCTGCGCAGGCTGGCCGACCGGGACTACGCGCTCGACCGGGGCATGATCCCGCTGGGCTCGTGCACCATGAAGCTCAACGCCACCACGGAGATGGAGCCGGTCACCTGGCCCGAGTTCGGGCAGATGCACCCCTTCGCCCCCGCCGAGCAGGCCCAGGGCTATCTGACGCTCATCCGGGAGCTCGAGGAGCGGCTCGCGGAGGTCACCGGGTACGACGAGGTGTCCCTGCAGCCGAACGCCGGGTCGCAGGGCGAGCTGGCCGGTCTGCTCGCCGTCCGCGGGTATCACCGCGGCAACGGCGACGAGCAGCGCACCGTGTGCCTGATCCCGTCCTCCGCGCACGGCACGAACGCGGCGAGCGCCGTGATGGCCGGCATGAAGGTCGTCGTCGTGAAGACGGCCGAGGACGGCGAGATCGACGTCGAGGACCTGCGCGCGAAGATCGAGCAGTACCGGGACGAGCTGTCGGTGCTGATGATCACCTACCCCTCCACGCACGGCGTGTTCGAGGAGCACGTCGCGGACATCTGCGCCCAGGTGCACGAGGCCGGCGGTCAGGTCTACGTCGACGGCGCCAACCTCAACGCGCTCGTCGGGCTCGCCAAGCCGGGGCACTTCGGCGGCGACGTCTCCCATCTGAACCTGCACAAGACGTTCTGCATCCCGCACGGCGGTGGCGGCCCGGGCGTCGGGCCGGTGGCCGTCCGGTCGCATCTGGCGCCGTATCTGCCCAACCACCCGCTGCAGCCCGCGGCCGGGCCGGAGACCGGTGTGGGGCCGATCTCGGCGGCGCCGTGGGGCTCCGCGGGCATTCTGCCGATCTCCTGGGCGTACGTGCGGCTCATGGGCGGTGAGGGCCTCAAGCGGGCCACGCAGGTGGCCGTGCTGAGCGCCAACTACGTCGCCAAGCGGCTGGAGCCGCACTACCCGGTGCTCTACAACGGTCCGGGCGGGCTGGTGGCGCACGAGTGCATCATCGACCTGCGGCCGTTGACCAAGGCGACCGGTGTGACCGTGGACGACGTGGCCAAGCGGCTCATCGACTACGGCTTCCACGCGCCGACGATGTCGTTCCCGGTGGCCGGGACGCTGATGATCGAGCCGACCGAGTCCGAGGACCTGATCGAGCTCGACCGGTTCTGCGACGCGATGATCGCCATTCGCGCGGAGATCGAGAGGGTCGGCGCGGGCGCGTGGCCGGCCGACGACAACCCGCTCGTCGGCGCCCCGCACACCGCGGCCGCGCTCGGCGGCGAGTGGGCGCACGCGTACTCGCGTGAGGAGGCGGTCTTCCCCGCCGGGGTGTCCGCCGCCGACAAGTACTGGCCGCCGGTGCGCCGTGTCGACCAGGCCTTCGGCGACCGCAACCTCGTCTGCTCGTGCCCGCCGCTGGACGCGTACGAGGACTGA
- a CDS encoding TOBE domain-containing protein, which translates to MSLSIRNQLPGTVTAVQPGQVMALVKIRLDGGQHLTAAITLEASEQLALAPGAAVHALVKSTEISLSTGQVAGLSIRNRLPGTITGLVLGSVMAAVKITVDGGELTAAITRESAVDLGLFVGSDVIALIKSTEVSLATA; encoded by the coding sequence ATGAGCTTGAGCATCCGCAACCAGCTACCCGGCACCGTCACGGCCGTCCAGCCCGGCCAGGTCATGGCCCTCGTGAAGATCCGCCTCGACGGCGGGCAGCACCTCACCGCGGCCATCACCCTGGAGGCCTCGGAGCAACTCGCCCTCGCGCCCGGCGCCGCCGTCCACGCCCTGGTGAAGTCGACGGAGATCTCCCTCTCCACGGGCCAGGTGGCCGGTCTCTCGATCCGCAACCGGTTGCCCGGCACGATCACCGGACTCGTCCTCGGCTCGGTCATGGCCGCGGTGAAGATCACCGTGGACGGCGGCGAACTCACCGCGGCGATCACCAGGGAGTCGGCCGTCGACCTCGGTCTGTTCGTGGGCTCCGACGTCATCGCGCTGATCAAGTCGACCGAGGTGTCCCTGGCCACGGCGTAG
- a CDS encoding TOBE domain-containing protein — MQSYTIGQAARLLGVSPDTARRWADAGRVTTHRDETGRRLVDGKALAAFSVELARSGVTEDDTPRTSVRNAFPGIVTAIKLGDVAAQVEIQAGPHRLVSLLTREAVEELGLEVGMEATARVKSTNVHIDRA, encoded by the coding sequence ATGCAGAGCTACACGATCGGCCAGGCGGCACGACTGCTCGGCGTCAGCCCCGACACCGCGCGCCGCTGGGCGGACGCGGGCCGCGTCACGACCCACCGCGACGAGACCGGACGACGCCTCGTGGACGGCAAGGCCCTCGCCGCCTTCTCCGTGGAACTCGCCCGGTCCGGCGTCACCGAGGACGACACCCCCCGCACCTCGGTCCGCAACGCCTTCCCCGGCATCGTCACCGCGATCAAGCTGGGCGACGTGGCCGCCCAGGTGGAGATCCAGGCCGGCCCGCACCGCCTGGTCTCCCTGCTGACCCGGGAGGCGGTCGAGGAACTCGGACTCGAGGTCGGCATGGAGGCGACAGCCCGCGTGAAGTCGACAAACGTACACATCGACCGGGCGTGA
- a CDS encoding extracellular solute-binding protein: MGDPALSRRGFLAASAAAGLGMTALSACGGDSDGGSSSGTTTIEWWNISTTQPTKDVWAALAKKFEAQNPKVKVKIVQLENDAYKSKMTALTASGKLPDIFHTWGGGVLKQQVDAGLVENLTERTKDWGEGLLSVARQPYLIGDKAYGIPFDIGMIGFWYNKALFKQAGVSGPPTTWSGFLDAVRKLKAAGITPLALAGKEKWPGMYYWAYLAMRTAGVDALKKAGDDKDFTGDGFVQAGQHLQDLVDLQPFQKGFLGAAYSSPTGQAAAVGNGKAAMELMGQWAPVVEADAGKGLGANLGFFPFPAVDGGKGVITEVFGGGGGHALRKDAPQAAVDFLKFFASAATDTELVKKTGVLPVVPAAESALTDPNIKAVQAQLKGATGFQLYLDQAYAPALGQEVNDSVAALIAGSKSPQQVSESITKVAKEEQ; encoded by the coding sequence ATGGGCGACCCGGCACTCTCCCGCCGAGGCTTCCTGGCGGCCTCCGCCGCGGCCGGTCTGGGCATGACGGCACTCAGCGCCTGCGGCGGCGACTCGGACGGGGGGTCGTCGTCGGGGACGACCACCATCGAGTGGTGGAACATCTCCACCACCCAGCCGACCAAGGACGTATGGGCGGCTCTGGCCAAGAAGTTCGAGGCGCAGAACCCCAAGGTGAAGGTCAAGATCGTCCAGCTGGAGAACGACGCCTACAAGTCGAAGATGACGGCGCTGACCGCCTCCGGGAAGCTCCCCGACATCTTTCACACCTGGGGCGGCGGGGTCCTGAAGCAGCAGGTCGACGCGGGGCTCGTGGAGAACCTCACGGAACGCACGAAGGACTGGGGGGAGGGCCTGCTGTCCGTCGCCCGGCAGCCGTATCTGATCGGCGACAAGGCGTACGGCATACCGTTCGACATCGGGATGATCGGGTTCTGGTACAACAAGGCCCTCTTCAAGCAGGCCGGCGTCAGCGGGCCGCCCACCACCTGGAGCGGCTTCCTCGACGCGGTGCGCAAGCTGAAGGCCGCCGGGATCACCCCGCTCGCCCTCGCCGGGAAGGAGAAATGGCCCGGCATGTACTACTGGGCCTACCTCGCGATGCGCACCGCCGGCGTCGACGCCCTGAAGAAGGCCGGGGACGACAAGGACTTCACCGGTGACGGTTTCGTCCAGGCCGGACAGCACCTCCAGGACCTCGTCGATCTGCAGCCGTTCCAGAAGGGCTTCCTCGGCGCCGCGTACTCCAGCCCCACCGGCCAGGCCGCGGCCGTCGGCAACGGCAAGGCGGCGATGGAACTCATGGGCCAGTGGGCGCCGGTCGTGGAGGCCGACGCCGGCAAGGGGCTCGGCGCGAACCTCGGCTTCTTCCCGTTCCCGGCGGTCGACGGCGGCAAGGGCGTGATCACCGAGGTGTTCGGCGGCGGCGGCGGGCACGCGCTGCGCAAGGACGCCCCGCAGGCGGCCGTCGACTTCCTGAAGTTCTTCGCCTCCGCCGCCACGGACACCGAACTCGTCAAGAAGACCGGGGTGCTGCCCGTCGTCCCGGCCGCCGAGAGCGCCCTGACCGACCCGAACATCAAGGCCGTGCAGGCACAGTTGAAGGGCGCCACCGGCTTCCAGCTCTACCTCGACCAGGCGTACGCGCCCGCCCTCGGCCAGGAGGTCAACGACAGCGTCGCCGCTCTGATCGCCGGTTCGAAATCGCCCCAGCAGGTCAGCGAGTCGATCACCAAGGTCGCGAAGGAAGAGCAGTAG
- a CDS encoding carbohydrate ABC transporter permease: MTSTFLPDKRSGPDVEPAPPAVVAGRARARRRALHWLTAVGFQVPALVLFGTLVLLPMLFAVYAAFFRWGGFGMPEDFVGGDNFTRLFKDPVFLGDLWRCLLLVGLSLLLQLPFALALAVALNQKIRGRAVYRMLFFAPYILSEAITGVLFGMIFAPDAGLADHVLGAVGLDGVGGQWFSDPSTVMATLFLVMTWKYFGFHMMLYLAGLQSIPAELTEAALIDGAGPWQRFRNVTLPLLAPTLRISVFLSVIGAIQLFDLVWVVTAGGPDHHSETMAVTMFQYGFKRYQVGYASAISVVMFGICLVFALAYQRFVLRRDLQGATTTMRGGGS, translated from the coding sequence ATGACCTCCACCTTCCTCCCGGACAAGCGCAGCGGTCCGGACGTCGAGCCCGCGCCGCCGGCCGTCGTCGCGGGCCGTGCGCGGGCCCGTCGACGGGCCCTGCACTGGCTCACCGCCGTCGGCTTCCAGGTGCCCGCGCTGGTGCTGTTCGGCACGCTCGTGCTGCTGCCGATGCTGTTCGCGGTGTACGCCGCGTTCTTCCGCTGGGGCGGCTTCGGCATGCCCGAGGACTTCGTCGGCGGCGACAACTTCACCCGGCTCTTCAAGGACCCGGTGTTCCTCGGCGACCTGTGGCGCTGCCTGCTCCTGGTCGGCCTCTCGCTCCTGCTGCAACTGCCGTTCGCGCTGGCCCTCGCCGTCGCGCTGAACCAGAAGATCCGCGGCCGGGCCGTCTACCGGATGCTGTTCTTCGCGCCGTACATCCTCTCCGAGGCGATCACCGGCGTGTTGTTCGGCATGATCTTCGCCCCGGACGCCGGCCTGGCCGACCACGTGCTGGGCGCCGTCGGACTGGACGGGGTGGGCGGCCAGTGGTTCTCCGATCCCTCCACCGTCATGGCCACCCTCTTCCTGGTCATGACATGGAAGTACTTCGGCTTCCACATGATGCTCTACCTCGCCGGGCTCCAGTCCATCCCGGCGGAGTTGACGGAGGCCGCGCTGATCGACGGAGCCGGACCCTGGCAGCGCTTCCGCAACGTCACGCTGCCGCTGCTCGCGCCGACCCTGCGGATCAGCGTCTTCCTGTCGGTCATCGGCGCGATCCAGCTCTTCGACCTGGTGTGGGTCGTCACCGCGGGCGGCCCCGATCACCACTCCGAGACCATGGCCGTGACCATGTTCCAGTACGGCTTCAAGCGCTACCAGGTCGGCTACGCCAGCGCGATCAGCGTCGTCATGTTCGGCATCTGCCTCGTCTTCGCCCTCGCCTACCAGCGGTTCGTGCTCCGCCGCGACCTCCAGGGCGCCACCACGACCATGCGAGGAGGCGGCTCGTGA
- a CDS encoding carbohydrate ABC transporter permease, translating into MMAVPLVYAVLSGFKSTDQLSRNPIGLPDPWVPSNYTDILGSGSFWRLVGSSTLIAVGTTVVVVAVSALAAFSFARFAFRGRELLFTLFTLGLMFPFAVAALPLFLLLRSIGLLDNPLGVILPQAAFGLPMTIVILRGFFREIPAELEEAATLDGCGPLGFFWRILLPMARPALGTVSVLAVVGSWNNFLLPLLVFNEPTWWTIPIGVQQFQGQYSAEYARVFAYLVLAMVPALAFYSVAERQLVGGLSAGATKG; encoded by the coding sequence ATGATGGCCGTGCCCCTCGTGTACGCCGTGCTGTCCGGCTTCAAGTCCACCGACCAGCTCTCGCGCAACCCCATCGGCCTGCCCGACCCGTGGGTCCCCTCCAACTACACCGACATCCTCGGCTCCGGCTCGTTCTGGCGCCTGGTCGGCAGCAGCACCCTCATCGCGGTCGGGACGACCGTGGTCGTCGTCGCGGTGTCCGCGCTCGCGGCGTTCTCCTTCGCCCGCTTCGCCTTCCGGGGACGGGAGTTGCTATTCACCCTGTTCACCCTGGGGCTGATGTTCCCGTTCGCGGTGGCGGCGCTGCCCCTGTTCCTGCTGCTGCGCTCCATCGGCCTGCTGGACAACCCCCTCGGCGTGATCCTGCCGCAGGCCGCGTTCGGACTGCCGATGACGATCGTCATCCTGCGCGGGTTCTTCCGCGAGATCCCCGCCGAACTGGAGGAGGCGGCCACCCTCGACGGCTGCGGGCCGCTCGGCTTCTTCTGGCGGATCCTGCTGCCCATGGCCAGGCCCGCCCTCGGCACGGTCTCGGTCCTCGCCGTGGTCGGCAGCTGGAACAACTTCCTGCTGCCGCTGCTGGTCTTCAACGAACCCACCTGGTGGACCATCCCGATCGGGGTCCAGCAGTTCCAGGGGCAGTACTCCGCCGAGTACGCGCGCGTCTTCGCCTATCTCGTCCTCGCCATGGTCCCCGCCCTGGCCTTCTACTCAGTCGCCGAGCGCCAGCTCGTCGGCGGCCTCTCCGCCGGCGCCACGAAGGGATGA
- a CDS encoding endo-1,4-beta-xylanase has protein sequence MPSTARTRFRLAGALATVLVAAGVVTGPAAQAHEQPAHGKPRATLADLAQRHGRYFGSATDNPELTDTAYTKILGHEFDMITPGNGMKWYATEPQQGVFDWTAGDEIVDLARSHHQQVRAHTLVWHSQLPGWVTSKEWTADELRAVLKKHIQTEVRHYRGKVYAWDVVNEAFNEDGTYRETVFYKTLGPGYIADALRWAHQADPKAKLYLNDYNIEAVGPKSDAYYALAKQLKAQRVPLDGIGLQAHLALQYGYPTTLENNLRRFSRLGLDTALTEVDVRMLLPATEEKLAQQADWYRDMTEACLAVRRCVGITVWDYTDKYSWIPAFFPGEGAALPWDEQLAPKPAYRAIREALS, from the coding sequence ATGCCCAGCACCGCCCGCACCCGGTTCAGACTCGCCGGCGCCCTCGCCACCGTCCTGGTCGCCGCCGGCGTGGTCACCGGACCGGCCGCACAGGCCCACGAGCAACCCGCGCACGGAAAGCCGCGGGCCACCCTCGCCGACCTCGCCCAGCGCCACGGGCGCTACTTCGGCAGCGCCACCGACAACCCCGAACTCACCGACACCGCCTACACGAAGATCCTGGGCCACGAGTTCGACATGATCACCCCGGGCAACGGCATGAAGTGGTACGCCACCGAGCCCCAGCAGGGCGTCTTCGACTGGACCGCCGGCGACGAGATCGTGGACCTCGCACGCTCCCACCACCAGCAGGTCCGCGCCCACACCCTGGTCTGGCACAGCCAGCTGCCCGGCTGGGTGACGAGCAAGGAGTGGACGGCCGACGAACTGCGGGCCGTGCTGAAGAAGCACATCCAGACCGAGGTGCGCCACTACCGGGGCAAGGTCTATGCCTGGGACGTCGTCAACGAGGCGTTCAACGAGGACGGCACCTACCGCGAGACCGTCTTCTACAAGACCCTCGGTCCCGGCTACATCGCCGACGCCCTGCGCTGGGCGCACCAGGCCGACCCGAAGGCGAAGCTCTACCTCAACGACTACAACATCGAGGCCGTCGGCCCGAAGAGCGACGCCTACTACGCCCTGGCCAAGCAGCTGAAGGCGCAGCGCGTGCCGCTCGACGGCATCGGCCTGCAGGCCCACCTGGCCCTTCAGTACGGCTATCCGACGACCCTCGAGAACAACCTGCGCCGCTTCTCACGGCTCGGTCTGGACACCGCGCTCACCGAGGTCGACGTCCGGATGCTGCTGCCCGCGACCGAGGAGAAGCTGGCCCAGCAGGCCGACTGGTACCGGGACATGACCGAGGCGTGCCTCGCGGTGCGGCGGTGCGTCGGCATCACCGTCTGGGACTACACGGACAAGTACTCGTGGATTCCGGCGTTCTTCCCCGGCGAGGGCGCGGCGCTGCCCTGGGACGAGCAGCTCGCGCCGAAGCCGGCGTACCGGGCGATCCGGGAGGCGCTCAGCTAG